The Leclercia sp. S52 genome has a segment encoding these proteins:
- the csgF gene encoding curli production assembly/transport protein CsgF encodes MRVVYAVIALLLIPSLSWAGNMTFQFRNPNFGGNPNNGSFLLNSAQAQNSYKDPSADDDFGIETPSALDNFTQAIQAQVLGGLLTNINTGKPGRMVTSDFIVDIANADGQMQLNVTDRKTGKTSTIQVAGLQSNSTDF; translated from the coding sequence ATGCGTGTTGTCTATGCAGTTATCGCTTTACTGCTCATTCCATCGTTGAGCTGGGCCGGAAATATGACCTTCCAGTTCCGTAACCCTAACTTCGGTGGTAACCCTAATAACGGCTCTTTTCTTTTAAACTCAGCCCAGGCGCAAAACTCCTATAAGGATCCGAGCGCCGATGATGACTTCGGTATTGAGACCCCAAGCGCCCTGGATAACTTTACCCAGGCAATCCAGGCCCAGGTTCTGGGCGGATTATTGACCAATATCAACACCGGCAAACCGGGCCGAATGGTGACCAGCGACTTTATTGTCGACATCGCCAATGCGGACGGACAGATGCAGTTGAATGTCACAGACCGGAAAACGGGGAAAACTTCCACCATTCAGGTCGCTGGCTTACAAAGTAATTCCACCGACTTTTAG
- the csgE gene encoding curli production assembly/transport protein CsgE: MKRTVSWITAAGLWLAAGNLHAVEVEIPGLLTDHTVSAVGHAFYREFSDKWESDYPGNLTINERPSARWGSWITITVNQDVIFQTFLFPTKRDLDQNVVFALAQTEEAINRLQIDKALLSTGDLAQDEF, translated from the coding sequence ATGAAACGCACAGTGAGTTGGATTACCGCAGCGGGCCTTTGGCTTGCTGCCGGAAATCTTCATGCGGTTGAAGTAGAGATCCCAGGATTGTTAACTGACCACACTGTCTCGGCTGTCGGTCATGCTTTTTATCGCGAGTTCAGCGACAAATGGGAAAGTGACTATCCTGGGAACTTAACGATCAATGAACGGCCCAGTGCACGATGGGGGAGTTGGATCACCATAACGGTCAATCAGGACGTTATTTTCCAGACGTTTTTATTCCCAACGAAAAGAGACCTGGATCAAAACGTGGTCTTCGCTCTGGCTCAAACCGAAGAAGCAATAAATCGTCTGCAGATTGATAAGGCTCTGCTCAGTACCGGCGATTTAGCGCAAGACGAGTTTTAA
- a CDS encoding DUF1097 domain-containing protein — translation MNILLSIAITTGILSGIWGWVAVSLGLLSWAGFLGCTAYFACPQGGVKGLFISACTLLNGVVWAMIIIHGSALAPHLEIVGYVMTGVVAFLMCFQAKHLLLSFVPGTFMGACATFAGQGDWRLVVPSLALGLVFGYAMKNSGLWLAARRDRARNVTALSK, via the coding sequence ATGAACATACTACTTTCAATTGCAATCACGACAGGCATCCTCTCCGGGATATGGGGTTGGGTTGCCGTCTCCCTTGGACTCCTGAGCTGGGCAGGCTTTCTGGGCTGCACAGCCTATTTCGCCTGTCCGCAGGGCGGGGTGAAGGGGCTGTTTATCTCGGCGTGTACGCTGCTCAACGGCGTGGTGTGGGCGATGATCATCATCCACGGTAGCGCGCTGGCGCCTCATCTGGAGATTGTCGGCTACGTCATGACCGGCGTGGTGGCATTTTTGATGTGCTTCCAGGCAAAGCACCTGCTGCTGTCGTTTGTTCCCGGCACCTTTATGGGGGCCTGCGCCACCTTTGCAGGGCAGGGGGACTGGCGGCTGGTGGTGCCATCGCTGGCGTTAGGGCTGGTGTTTGGCTATGCCATGAAAAACAGCGGCCTGTGGCTGGCGGCACGCAGAGACAGAGCGCGAAACGTCACGGCGTTAAGCAAATAA
- the csgG gene encoding curli production assembly/transport protein CsgG: MQRFLILVAVCLLSGCLTAPPKQAAKPTLMPRAQSYRDLTQLPLPTGKIYVSVYNIQDETGQFKPYPASNFSTAVPQSATAMLVTALKDSRWFIPLERQGLQNLLNERKIIRAAQDNGTVAMNNRIPLHSLTAANVMVEGSIIGYESNVKSGGVGARYFGIGGDTQYQLDQIAVNLRVVNVSTGEILSSVTTSKTILSYEVQAGVFRFIDYQRLLEGEIGYTSNEPVMLCLMSAIETGVIFLINDGIDRGLWDLQNKNEVKNDVLVKYREMSSPPES; encoded by the coding sequence ATGCAGCGCTTTCTCATACTTGTTGCAGTGTGCTTATTGAGCGGTTGTTTAACTGCTCCCCCGAAACAGGCGGCAAAACCGACATTAATGCCTCGTGCCCAAAGCTATCGTGATTTAACCCAATTACCACTGCCTACGGGTAAGATCTACGTGTCGGTTTACAATATTCAGGATGAAACGGGTCAATTTAAACCTTATCCGGCAAGTAACTTCTCCACCGCTGTCCCGCAAAGCGCCACCGCGATGCTGGTCACGGCGTTAAAAGATTCTCGCTGGTTTATTCCTCTGGAACGTCAGGGGCTGCAAAACCTGCTTAACGAACGCAAAATCATTCGTGCAGCGCAGGATAACGGCACCGTGGCGATGAACAACCGTATTCCGTTGCACTCACTCACGGCGGCAAACGTCATGGTTGAAGGCTCGATTATCGGTTACGAAAGTAATGTGAAATCGGGGGGCGTGGGGGCGCGCTACTTCGGTATCGGCGGCGATACCCAGTACCAGCTTGACCAGATTGCGGTGAACCTGCGTGTGGTCAACGTGAGTACCGGTGAGATCTTATCCTCCGTCACCACCAGCAAAACCATCCTCTCGTATGAGGTTCAGGCCGGGGTGTTCCGCTTTATCGATTACCAGCGCCTGCTGGAAGGCGAAATCGGTTATACCTCTAACGAACCGGTGATGCTGTGCCTGATGTCGGCTATCGAAACCGGGGTAATCTTCCTGATTAACGACGGTATCGATCGCGGTCTGTGGGACCTGCAAAACAAGAACGAAGTGAAAAACGATGTTCTGGTGAAATACCGCGAGATGTCATCGCCGCCAGAATCCTGA
- a CDS encoding molecular chaperone, which yields MNEFSILCRVLGSLYYRQPQDPLLVPLFTLIREGKLAQNWPLEQDELLQRLQNSCDMQQISADYNALFVGEECRVSPYRSAWEEGATEAEVRAFLSARGMPLTDTPADHIGTLLLAASWIEDHAAEDENEALETLFGEYILPWCGAFLGKVEAHATSPFWRTMAPLTRDAVAAMWDELQEENEE from the coding sequence ATGAACGAGTTTTCCATCCTCTGCCGCGTACTGGGTTCCCTCTATTATCGCCAGCCGCAGGATCCGCTGCTGGTGCCGCTGTTTACCCTGATCCGCGAAGGCAAGCTGGCCCAGAACTGGCCGCTTGAGCAGGATGAGCTGCTGCAACGTCTGCAAAACAGCTGCGACATGCAGCAGATTTCAGCCGATTACAACGCGCTGTTTGTTGGAGAAGAGTGTCGCGTGTCGCCTTATCGCTCCGCCTGGGAAGAGGGGGCGACCGAAGCGGAAGTGCGCGCGTTTCTTTCTGCGCGCGGCATGCCGCTGACCGATACCCCGGCCGACCATATCGGCACGCTGCTGCTGGCGGCCTCGTGGATTGAAGATCACGCGGCAGAAGACGAAAACGAGGCGCTGGAAACCCTCTTCGGAGAGTACATCTTACCCTGGTGCGGCGCGTTTCTCGGGAAGGTCGAAGCCCATGCCACGTCGCCCTTCTGGCGCACCATGGCACCGCTGACCCGCGACGCCGTTGCCGCGATGTGGGACGAACTGCAGGAAGAGAATGAAGAGTGA
- the ghrA gene encoding glyoxylate/hydroxypyruvate reductase GhrA, with the protein MDIIFYHPTFDNAYWIKTLSAALPGARVREWKRGDNGPADYALVWHPPVEMLQGRNLKAVFALGAGVDSILSKLKAHPEMLAETIPLFRLEDTGMGQQMQEYAVSQVLHWFRRFDDYQALKQQARWEPLADYQREDFTIGILGAGVLGSKVAEALAPWGFPLRCWSRTRKDYPDVTSFAGMDELPQFLQGTRVLINLLPNTAETVGIINSGLLNQLADNSYLMNLARGVHLVEADLLAALERGKLKGAMLDVYSKEPLPADHPLWAHPRVAMTPHVAAVTRPAEAVAYIARTITQLEKGEPVTGQVDRQRGY; encoded by the coding sequence ATGGACATCATTTTTTATCACCCGACATTTGATAACGCTTACTGGATTAAAACGCTTTCGGCGGCGCTGCCGGGCGCACGGGTTCGCGAGTGGAAACGCGGCGATAACGGCCCGGCGGATTATGCTCTGGTGTGGCATCCGCCGGTAGAGATGCTACAGGGGCGCAATCTGAAAGCGGTGTTTGCCCTCGGTGCCGGGGTGGACTCGATCCTCAGCAAGCTCAAGGCGCATCCGGAAATGCTGGCCGAGACCATCCCTCTGTTCCGTCTTGAAGATACCGGTATGGGCCAGCAGATGCAGGAGTATGCCGTAAGCCAGGTGCTGCACTGGTTCCGCCGCTTTGATGACTATCAGGCGTTAAAACAGCAGGCCCGCTGGGAGCCGCTGGCCGATTATCAGCGCGAAGATTTTACCATCGGTATCCTCGGGGCAGGCGTGCTGGGTTCTAAAGTGGCCGAGGCGCTGGCGCCCTGGGGCTTCCCGCTGCGCTGCTGGAGCCGCACCCGCAAGGACTATCCGGACGTCACCAGCTTTGCCGGGATGGATGAACTGCCGCAGTTTTTACAGGGCACGCGGGTGCTGATTAACCTCCTGCCAAATACGGCGGAGACGGTGGGGATTATCAATAGCGGCCTGCTGAATCAGCTGGCGGATAACAGCTACCTGATGAACCTGGCGCGCGGCGTTCACCTGGTTGAGGCGGATCTGCTGGCGGCGCTGGAGCGCGGCAAGCTGAAAGGAGCGATGCTGGATGTTTACAGTAAAGAGCCGTTGCCTGCCGATCATCCTTTGTGGGCCCATCCGCGCGTGGCCATGACCCCGCATGTGGCGGCGGTGACGCGTCCAGCAGAGGCTGTCGCCTATATCGCGCGTACCATCACCCAGCTGGAGAAAGGCGAGCCGGTCACCGGGCAGGTCGACAGGCAGCGCGGTTACTGA
- a CDS encoding phosphatase — protein sequence MYPVDLHMHTVASTHAYSNLHDYIAQAKLKNIKLFAITDHGPDMADAPHYWHFVNMRIWPRVVDGVGILRGIEANIKNTQGEIDCTGPMLTSLDLILAGFHEPVFAPQDKATNTEAMIATIASGNVHIISHPGNPKYPIDIQAVARAAAEHRVALEINNSSFIHSRKGSEANCRDVAAAVRDARGYVALGSDSHTAFTLGDFSECRKILDEVDFPEDRILNVTPRRLLDFLASRGMAPIDEFAEF from the coding sequence ATGTACCCCGTTGACCTGCATATGCACACCGTCGCCAGCACTCACGCCTACAGCAATCTTCATGACTACATCGCCCAGGCCAAGCTAAAGAACATTAAACTCTTTGCGATCACCGATCATGGTCCGGATATGGCCGATGCCCCGCACTACTGGCACTTTGTGAATATGCGCATCTGGCCGCGGGTGGTGGACGGGGTGGGGATCCTGCGCGGTATTGAGGCTAACATCAAAAACACCCAGGGTGAGATTGACTGTACCGGCCCGATGCTGACCTCTCTGGATCTGATCCTTGCCGGTTTTCATGAGCCGGTGTTTGCCCCGCAGGACAAAGCGACCAATACCGAGGCGATGATTGCCACTATTGCCAGCGGCAACGTGCATATCATCAGCCATCCGGGTAACCCGAAATACCCTATCGACATTCAGGCCGTCGCCCGGGCTGCGGCTGAGCATCGCGTGGCGCTGGAGATCAATAACTCCTCCTTTATTCACTCCCGCAAGGGCAGTGAAGCGAACTGCCGTGACGTTGCGGCGGCGGTGCGTGACGCCAGGGGCTATGTGGCGCTGGGATCCGACTCCCACACCGCCTTCACGCTGGGTGATTTTAGCGAGTGCCGCAAGATCCTCGATGAAGTAGACTTCCCGGAAGATCGCATTCTGAACGTGACGCCGCGTCGTTTACTCGATTTCCTGGCGTCACGCGGCATGGCGCCGATTGACGAATTTGCTGAATTTTAA
- a CDS encoding pirin family protein, translated as MKNVTGIYTAPRQHWVGDGFPVRSMFSYQTHGEPLSPFLLLDYAGPHSFPADGAKRGVGEHPHRGFETVTIVYSGEVEHRDSTGKGGVIGPGDVQWMTAGSGILHEEFHSSAFAQQGGELKMMQLWVNLPAKDKMATPGYQSITRSQIPVVSLPDNSGELRVIAGRYEEVAGPAHTYSPLNVWDITLRQGSHLTLTQPEGWSTALVVLEGSVTVNGSAEAGEAQLVVLSQEGEKLHLEASSDAKVLLMAGEPLNEPIVGYGPFVMNSKTEIAEAIRDFNSGRFGQI; from the coding sequence ATGAAAAACGTAACAGGCATTTATACCGCACCCCGCCAGCATTGGGTTGGCGACGGTTTTCCGGTGCGTTCGATGTTTTCTTACCAGACCCACGGCGAGCCGCTGAGTCCGTTTTTACTGCTGGACTACGCCGGGCCGCACAGCTTTCCGGCGGATGGGGCAAAACGCGGCGTGGGTGAGCATCCCCACCGTGGCTTTGAGACGGTCACCATCGTCTATTCCGGCGAAGTGGAGCACCGCGACTCAACGGGTAAAGGTGGCGTAATTGGCCCGGGCGACGTGCAGTGGATGACGGCCGGTTCCGGCATTTTGCACGAGGAGTTCCACTCCAGCGCCTTTGCGCAGCAAGGGGGCGAGCTAAAAATGATGCAGCTGTGGGTCAACCTGCCCGCCAAGGACAAGATGGCGACGCCGGGCTACCAGAGTATCACCCGAAGCCAGATCCCGGTGGTCAGCCTGCCCGACAACAGCGGCGAACTGCGGGTCATCGCCGGGCGCTACGAGGAGGTGGCCGGGCCGGCGCACACTTACTCCCCGCTGAACGTCTGGGATATCACCCTGCGTCAGGGCAGCCATCTGACGCTCACTCAGCCCGAAGGCTGGAGCACGGCGCTGGTGGTGCTGGAAGGCAGCGTGACGGTGAACGGTTCCGCCGAGGCGGGTGAAGCGCAGCTTGTTGTCCTGAGCCAGGAAGGCGAGAAGCTCCATCTTGAGGCCAGCAGCGACGCCAAAGTGCTGCTGATGGCCGGGGAGCCGCTGAACGAACCTATCGTCGGCTACGGCCCGTTTGTGATGAACAGTAAAACCGAAATCGCAGAGGCCATTCGCGATTTCAATTCCGGCCGCTTCGGCCAGATCTGA
- the efeO gene encoding iron uptake system protein EfeO, with product MAIQFRRSALQAGLAALIASAFAAQAADVPQVKITVNDKQCEPMTITVNSGKTQFIIQNHSQKALEWEILKGVMVVEERENIAPGFSQKMTANLQPGEYDMTCGLLTNPKGKLIVKGAATADAAKGDALLSLGDAITAYKAYVTKETADLVAGTKAFTDAVKAGDIEKAKSLYAPTRQHYERIEPIAELFSDLDGSIDAREDDYEQKAADPKFTGFHRLEKALFGDNSTKGMEQYATQLNSDVLELQKRISELAFPPSKVVGGAAGLIEEVAASKISGEEDRYSHTDLWDFQANVEGAQKIVDLLRPQLQKDNSELLTKVDVNFKKVNTILAKYRTQDGFETYDKLTDADRNALKGPITTLAEDLAQLRGVLGLD from the coding sequence ATGGCAATCCAGTTTCGTCGCAGTGCGTTACAGGCGGGCTTAGCAGCGCTGATTGCGTCCGCTTTCGCCGCTCAGGCCGCGGATGTTCCGCAGGTTAAAATTACCGTCAATGATAAACAGTGTGAGCCGATGACCATCACGGTCAACAGCGGTAAAACCCAGTTCATCATCCAGAACCACAGCCAGAAAGCGCTGGAGTGGGAGATCCTCAAAGGAGTGATGGTGGTGGAAGAGCGCGAGAACATCGCGCCGGGCTTTAGCCAGAAGATGACCGCCAACCTGCAGCCGGGCGAATACGACATGACCTGCGGCCTGCTGACCAATCCGAAAGGGAAACTGATCGTGAAAGGGGCCGCCACCGCCGATGCCGCAAAAGGCGACGCGCTGCTGAGCCTGGGCGATGCCATTACCGCCTATAAAGCTTACGTCACCAAAGAGACGGCGGATCTGGTTGCCGGTACCAAAGCCTTTACCGACGCGGTGAAAGCGGGCGATATCGAAAAAGCGAAATCCCTGTATGCGCCAACCCGTCAGCACTACGAGCGCATCGAACCGATTGCCGAGCTGTTCTCTGACCTGGATGGCAGCATCGATGCCCGTGAAGATGACTACGAACAGAAAGCCGCCGATCCGAAATTCACCGGCTTCCACCGTCTGGAGAAAGCCCTGTTTGGCGACAACTCCACCAAAGGGATGGAGCAGTACGCGACACAGCTGAACAGCGACGTGCTGGAGCTGCAAAAACGCATCAGCGAGCTGGCCTTCCCGCCATCTAAAGTGGTGGGCGGTGCGGCAGGGCTGATTGAAGAAGTCGCGGCCAGCAAGATCAGCGGTGAAGAAGACCGTTACAGCCATACCGACCTGTGGGACTTCCAGGCCAACGTCGAAGGCGCGCAGAAGATCGTTGATCTGCTGCGTCCTCAGCTGCAGAAAGATAACAGCGAACTGCTGACGAAAGTGGATGTCAACTTCAAAAAAGTGAACACCATTCTGGCGAAATACCGCACCCAGGACGGGTTTGAAACCTACGACAAGCTGACCGATGCCGACCGTAACGCCCTGAAAGGGCCGATTACCACCCTGGCAGAAGATCTGGCGCAGCTGCGTGGCGTACTGGGTCTGGACTAA
- a CDS encoding isochorismatase family protein produces the protein MSTPANFNGARPVIDVNDAVMLLIDHQSGLFQTVGDMPMPELRARAAALAKIATLANIPVITTASVPQGPNGPLIPEIHANAPHAQYVARKGEINAWDNPEFVAAVKATGRRTLIIAGTITSVCMAFPSISAVADGYKVFAVIDASGTYSKMAQEITLARVVQAGVVPMDTAAVASEIQRTWNREDAAQWAEVYTHIFPAYQLLIESYGKAQEVVKNSEVLDSQR, from the coding sequence ATGTCTACCCCAGCTAACTTTAACGGCGCGCGTCCGGTTATTGATGTGAATGATGCGGTGATGCTGCTGATCGACCACCAGAGCGGCCTGTTCCAGACCGTCGGTGACATGCCCATGCCGGAGCTGCGCGCTCGCGCCGCGGCGCTGGCGAAAATCGCTACTCTGGCGAATATCCCGGTGATCACCACCGCATCGGTGCCGCAAGGGCCCAACGGGCCGCTGATCCCGGAGATCCACGCTAACGCCCCGCATGCGCAGTATGTAGCGCGTAAAGGCGAGATCAACGCCTGGGATAACCCGGAGTTCGTGGCTGCGGTGAAGGCGACCGGGCGCAGGACGCTGATTATCGCCGGCACCATCACCAGCGTCTGCATGGCCTTCCCGTCTATCAGCGCGGTGGCAGATGGCTATAAAGTGTTTGCGGTGATCGACGCTTCAGGTACCTACAGCAAAATGGCGCAGGAGATCACCCTGGCGCGGGTGGTGCAGGCGGGTGTTGTACCCATGGATACCGCGGCGGTGGCCTCAGAGATCCAGCGCACCTGGAATCGTGAAGATGCGGCGCAGTGGGCGGAAGTCTATACGCACATTTTCCCGGCCTATCAGCTGCTGATTGAAAGCTACGGCAAGGCGCAAGAGGTGGTGAAGAACAGCGAAGTGCTCGATTCACAGCGGTAA
- the phoH gene encoding phosphate starvation-inducible protein PhoH: MGRQKAVIKARREAKRVLRRDSRSHKQREEESVTSLVQMSGVEAIGMARDSRDMTPVVARNDAQAQYLNAIESKSLIFATGEAGCGKTWISAAKAAEALIHKDVDKIIVTRPVLQADEDLGFLPGDISEKFAPYFRPVYDVLVKRLGASFMQYCLRPEIGKVEIAPFAYMRGRTFENAVVILDEAQNVTAAQMKMFLTRLGENVTVIVNGDITQCDLPAGVKSGLSDALARFVEDEMVGIVQFTKDDCVRSALCQRTLNAYY, encoded by the coding sequence ATGGGAAGACAAAAAGCAGTGATCAAAGCTCGTCGTGAAGCAAAACGTGTGCTGAGACGGGATTCACGTAGCCATAAACAGCGTGAAGAAGAGTCGGTCACCTCGCTTGTGCAGATGAGTGGTGTTGAAGCAATTGGCATGGCACGGGACAGCCGGGATATGACGCCAGTTGTTGCACGCAATGACGCTCAGGCGCAGTACCTGAATGCTATTGAGAGTAAGTCGCTAATTTTCGCCACCGGTGAAGCCGGGTGCGGGAAAACCTGGATAAGTGCAGCCAAGGCGGCGGAGGCTCTGATTCATAAAGACGTCGACAAGATCATTGTCACCAGGCCGGTATTGCAGGCCGATGAAGATCTCGGCTTTTTGCCCGGTGATATTTCGGAGAAATTTGCGCCGTATTTCCGGCCCGTTTATGACGTGCTGGTGAAGCGTTTGGGCGCATCTTTTATGCAGTACTGCCTGCGGCCGGAAATCGGCAAGGTAGAAATTGCGCCGTTCGCCTATATGCGCGGACGTACATTTGAAAATGCAGTTGTGATTCTCGACGAGGCTCAGAACGTAACTGCTGCGCAAATGAAGATGTTTTTAACGCGCCTCGGGGAAAACGTGACGGTGATCGTGAACGGGGATATCACCCAGTGCGACCTGCCGGCCGGCGTCAAATCGGGTCTGAGCGATGCGCTGGCGCGTTTCGTTGAGGATGAGATGGTAGGAATAGTGCAGTTCACCAAAGATGACTGCGTGCGCTCGGCCCTGTGCCAGCGGACACTGAACGCCTACTATTGA